Proteins from one Argopecten irradians isolate NY chromosome 15, Ai_NY, whole genome shotgun sequence genomic window:
- the LOC138309188 gene encoding collagen, type I, alpha 1b-like codes for MATFQRQFLPVPAPTFGTGLSGPMVLAAFVGIVTSGIFLTATGLLEGPPGPPGFVGTSGATGVTGATGATGATGPTGPTGLTVTGVTGATGATGATGPTGPTGPTGPTGSTGSTGVTGATGATGAAGPTGPTGATGATGATGVSGATGPTGATGATGATGATGATGAPGK; via the exons ATGGCAACTTTTCAACGCCAGTTTCTACCAGTACCAGCACCAACATTTGGTACTGGGCTATCAGGACCCATGGTGTTAGCAGCCTTCGTTGGAATAG TCACCAGCGGTATTTTCTTGACTGCAACAGGTCTTCTTGAAGGTCCGCCTGGCCCACCAGGTTTTGTAGGAACATCTGGTGCAACTGGAGTCACCGGAGCAACTGGAGCCACCGGCGCAACTGGACCGACTGGTCCAACTGGACTCACTGTAACAGGAGTTACTGGTGCAACTGGTGCCACCGGCGCAACTGGACCCACTGGTCCAACTGGACCCACTGGTCCAACTGGATCCACTGGATCTACTGGTGTAACTGGTGCAACTGGAGCCACCGGTGCAGCTGGACCGACTGGCCCGACAGGAGCTACTGGAGCCACCGGTGCAACTGGAGTCAGCGGCGCAACTGGACCCACCGGCGCAACTGGGGCCACCGGCGCAACTGGAGCCACTGGCGCAACTGGAGCCCCTGGAAAATAA